From the Cucumis sativus cultivar 9930 chromosome 5, Cucumber_9930_V3, whole genome shotgun sequence genome, the window aatatcttatatcaatatcatttagatattgtaccaaggagaaaaaaatgagaaatgaagaagaatgaaaatgaagaaatgcaAACAAGAGATTGGAATGGAGAATGagaaataatatgaagaagagAATATTAAATCgcaaaaaagaataagaaaaaaaactgaaaaaccATCTTGCAATAATCAAAATCcaacaaagataaatatgaaacTTATGAAAAAGTAATTGGCTTCAGgttcttttattaaattgttatacaAACGGTCAATGTTTAAcacttttgttatatttatgtaaatttacctaaaattaaatctctcatggatatttttttttatcgtaaCTTTTCACTTAATTTTTCTGATTCACGTAATTTTTCATTGTACATGTGTAAGAGCAAATTGTGTTCTTATTGGAGCCACCTCTCTTTTACAtcattttatgaaaaccttgTGATTTCGGGGTGgcaaaattttacaatttcgattctaaattatcatttgttcttgaagttgtaatttatcattcaaatttttttcttgataaaaTATTGTCTCGGTCTTAGGAGtaaagggataaaagccctGTGACAGCGGAAGATTTTATATAATCATTCCTcaattgaatttgagaatcctaaaatatcaatatattgagcaaaataattaagaaactagtTTTCCTATTAACACTTAAAGCTAAGcatgttttctaattatagattagagaaagaaaaacttacatGTTTGACGTCTCTAAGTCTATAAAACAGATATCCAAATTGGGACACCACCCATCGAAGATCTTTCTATTCTCTGGGATGAGATTCGTTTGAGATCCAATTGAGATGAAAAAATTTTTAGAGATTTTGTTAGAGAAACtcttttgcaaaaaaaagcaaaattattagttgaagaaaaacttttttttttttcgtatttatcactctttttccttcatggAGTAGGAGATAGTTATgtgattctattaatttaaaaaatataaaattaatataaattttaaatctactaactaattaataattaatcaattagttaattattaattaattaatatttcatttaaatcttatttaatgaatacctcttcaatattttatagttttatattaatttaattatatcaaatttaattaaataagataaaactaatatGTTAAATGACATATCTACTTgacaaatttgttttcaaccTGGATGCTAGAGAAGACGATAAACATTTACACTGCACAATTACagagaaaaaacaatacacaTTTTAGTTTATAGATTCTTACCATCTTCTTCACCATTAGTAGGTTCTCCCTTCATAGTACGTAGCTAGAAAATGCATCCAAACGAAATCGTCGTTGTTGTCTCTACCTTCACAATCACCCAACAACAGATGCTAATGATATTGGAAGCACTATTGAATGACCACAAGAGGACAACTCAAATACCAGTCGACACTAGAAATAGGATTAGACATTTAATGTACTTTCGAATGATAATACACATGTTTGACCTTGTGTGTTGCCAAAATACGCGGATGGACAGAGGATGTTTCACGATTTTGTGCCATTTACTATGAACAACGGCCAGTTTATAACCGATGGAAGTTGTCGATGTTAAGGCCGAGATGGTCGCTATCTTTCTTCATGTCATGGCGCACGATGTGAAGAACCACCAGATTCAAAGAGAGTTTGTACGGTCCTGTGAGATAGTCTTGCGACATTTCAACATTGTCTTGATGGTCATGCTTCGTCTGCATGACTAGTTATTGGCTCAACCACGGCATGTGATGAGCAAATGCACAAATGAGGTGGTGGTCTTTCAAGGTTAGGGCTAAAATAacttgtgatttttttttacttggaACTTGTCCAAACTCTAAATCATCATTAGATATTTGTTGCAGAATTGTCTAGGGACATTAGACGACACATACATCAAAGTTAAAGTGTCCGCAACTGATCTACCAAGGTATTGAACCCAAAAGGGCGAAGTgacaacaaattttcttaGTGTATGCGATACGAAGGGGAGCTTTGTTTTCGTCTTAGCCGACTAAGAAGGATCTGCAACAGACTCACGTATCTTACAAgatgcaatttttttacttaatagtCTGAAGGTTGCAAAGGGTGAGATCATATGTTCTCACTAACCCACGTTaaataagtttgaaatttatttaatttttttcctttaattaacGGCTTAACACTATGTAACCTCATATCCCTCAGGGTTTTACTACCTGTGCGACGCGGGATGCTCAAATGCAAAGGGTTTTCTAACGTCGTATAAAGAGCAATGATATCATCTGCAAGAGTGGTGTGGTATCAGAAACACTCCAATAACACCGAAGGAGTTCTTCAACATGAAACATTTTTCTGCACAAAATATCATTGAAAGAGTGTTTGGGCTGTTGAAGGATCAATGGGCAATACTACGAGAAAGTCCCACTACCTGGTCAAGTCCAATGTTAGACTATTATGGCTTGCTGTCTCCGccataatttaataaattgggAGATGACGAACACCAACATATTGGATGACGAAGACAAGGGTGACTCGACACACGCAACTACTAGTTGTGATGAAATCAACTACATTGAGGCCTCAAATGAACAGACTCAATGGAGGGATGCCCTTGTGGAGTCAATGTTCAACAAATGGCAGTTGCGTAATGACTAGTACCATTTGTTTTGTAGTACAACCCTGTTATTAAGATGGTTGTATAGTATGTGTATTCCCATTAATTTTCGTTGTCGTCTTATTGTGTGTactgagaattttttttccataactTTGTCATTGATGTTTAATTATCATACTACTTCCttggtttatatatttatatgtatttgttaCTTACAATACTTTTAATGATTCATTTGGTTTATCATAATGACTAGTTCATCTAGAAACCCTAAGCATCCATGGATGATGGTGGAGGAGACGTGCCAGTAGACTGCCTTGTGGACTTAGTGAACTTGGGGGGTGGAGGTCGAACAACGGGACCTTCCGGTCGGGTTATCTATTACAACTAGTTAGGATGTTAGAATTAAGAAAGAATGCCCAACTGTAGATTGACCACCCTTGTCATCGAAAGtcgaataaaattattgaaaaagatattttaggCCATTGGTGAGATGAGGGGACCGGCGGGCAGTGGTTCAAATGGAACGGTGATGTGAAGTGCATCATCACTAAGAGGGATGTGTTCGAAAATTGGGTATGGGTAAGATGCGaaacttaattttatgattaacAGGGTATAATGAAATACaaatcacaatttttttttttttttgctctgTTTTCTAGACGAATCCTGCAGAAATAGAACTTTTGAACAAGTCCTTCCCGCATTACGACGAGTTGTCATACGTCTTTGGAAAAGACCGTGTGACAGGGGCCCATGCTGAGACATTTGCAGACATCGAGTCCAACGTGCCAAGACCTAGCGATAGTGTCTACGTAGAGGATGGCTTGGGGACAGAGTTCCCGGCTATGTGCAGCCCGAGGATGAACCTCTCACCGGACGACATGATGGTCAGACGATTTGGTAGGTCCAACGACTGTAGGTCAGATTCTAGCGGTTAGAAAAGGAAGTGCGGCATGCAGGCGTTTGAGGCTTAAGACCTCATTTGGGACGTCTGGACATTGCAATGATCAACTTAGGGCCATTGCAGAATGGCCAGATAAAGCTAACCAGAAAGAAGATGTGATGATGTAGGAGGTCATTACGCATATGCAATCCATTTCGGGGCCTTAGTATGGAGGACATTAGTAAATGTGTGATGATAGTAATAGAAAAGCTTCATTAGGATGTCCAATCTGAGGAAGGTCACATGCTACAGGGTTCTCCTCTACGAAAACCCATGACTATGGTGCTCTGTTTCCTTCGCAaaacatgtatttttttttcttttcatcgaattcatgtttttgttttcctaaTTTGCACTACCCGTTTGTACGTTGTAATGGACATTAACTATTTATGACAGTTTCTTTTCCAATATTGCCTAATgagtaataaattaatttatggaGAGGTCGGCAAACGCATAGTACTGGACGGTAAAAAATATCATCGTtctctaaataaataataatgtgtgATTTATGATAGAAATGTCACTtttcgataaaaaaaaaaatcggtGCATGTTTAGcaaacaattatattaattaaattatttaggtGGTTTATGGTGTTTGTAAAGGAAGAGTGAGGTTGCATATAGGATGGAATGAATGATAGTGAAGAGAAGTAGAATgatgtgagaaaaaaaaaagggaaacaaaAGAGTATGGGAATACATATAGTTGatataagagagaaaaagaaaggaatatgAGAATGGTTGAGACATGTGTATAATAGGAAAAGTGGAATTCCTtgtaattattgaatatagGAGTTGGAGATGGAGTTGTACCTTTCCTTGGATTccttaaattatttcataaagTGGAGaatattagataataaatttaaatttgctacttttttGTGCTTCATCTAAGTTTGAAGTTTGGCCACATTTCATTCTGCCCACACCCCAACCCCTTCTACCTCTTTGTTTTAGAATCCCTAAACCAAtcatatcaaattattaaaaaaacacttaCCTGTTTTTCATctcatttaattaaactaaaaataaataaatttaaacccTAGAAAAACAATTGTATtgactaaaatatatacaaatatataataaaatggtCATTTTATATGTGATAGACACCCATAACTAGACTACTATATACAAGCTAATAAAGATTGATAGATGTTTTATTAGTACCTATAGTTGTCAATCAATTCAATAATGAAACTTCTTcaatatatctataaatattttgacgggtttaattttactatttaaaataattatcgTAAAACAATGAATAGAAATTTGTGTTTCACGGAAGATAATTTAATGCTTCTAgacttataattataaaaaaaaatatgttaagtAAAGTAAAGTAGTAGTGTTCATGCTACCATATAGTGTTTGAATAATTAGTAACATTGGAGAGCTTTATCATCTCAAGTGTGTTGATAGTTTTTGATCtcctataaaagaaaaagaaaacattaaacCCGAGAAGCGCAAATTGTTTAAACATGAATCATGCATATAagtctaaaataaattaaaattttattttctcttacTACTCAAAAGCAACAACAATATGGATAGACGTTTGTATCGTAAAAATTAAACACGTATTGAGAATCTATATGTTTTATAGTTTAGTAAATATACATTTGGCGattctaattctaaaaaatgtatttggcgattctaattctaaaaaatgtgtttgtaTTATGTAATGggtaaatttgtttatatttttattggattcaaaatttgaactattacatttgaaaatacaaaattatattaaacacatgtaaaaaaattcaataattcttttaatataatatatattatttgttgtatTATCTTCCTATATAACAttactaaataataattatttaaatattttaggttaaattaaaCCTTTGATATCTATGATTTTGAAACGATTGGATTTAGTCcataaaattatagaaattcaaatagTATTGTTTGTGAAAGTATTTTCAAACCATAAGAATTATACGAGGTTTTACCTTTACCATACTATAGAAATTAGACTCTTACTTTCTCtgttctattatttattaagtttattaaTGGAACCATATATATGGAAACTAATTTTGCagtttaaccattttttaaaaatataaattatattcataaacaaattaataaaaatttatttataaattaaataatcttaGCGTGCAAGTAAGATAAGTATCATGATTTATAAGTATACAACATCAAACACATTTAAGctagttttgaaattaaaattcaatattggaatatacaaacataaaatacaagtttatttttattgaataccttgtttttaagtttatgtttttaaattctttacTAAACAGATCTTGATATTATGATATGATAATTGTTATGATGATGCAAgtgtaagaaaaatataaactcgcattaaattaaagtattagatattattacttttttagtGTAGTTCGAAAGATAACATACTGATTAGCATCGAAAAAgttaatagttttaataatcTAATACATGTTATAATTTGTATTAGTTAAagtatatgatttaaatgaaaagagtaGAAAAGTGGGTTAGAAGTTGGTGTTAATTGTATTGAAATACAATGAATAAagaccataaaaaaattctaaagacTCCACTTAATTACGACCACAAATAACATGTGAACTTTATTATTCATCACATTAAATGTAACGTTTGGCCACAAATTGATATGTATATGACCAAATACATGTGAGTCAGagaaaaattcacaaattaaactattaagAGATGTATGTAATTCAACAATAGCAATactatcaatttatttacctACATAGTATTTTTCAATCAACAACATATTTTGTAGTGTTAGAGAGTAGataagaaaaggggaaaaagagATTGAAAATGAGAGTAAGAAAGGAAATGGTATGTGATGTTTGTTGTGTGGTAaagttaataaatacaaaaataaatgagtatACCTAACAATTAACATGTTGTAAGGCCGTATTAACTCCCCCGCTTCACGATGTGACGATTGGGGAATCACACCCTCTCCTCGCCCTTCCGCCCTTTCGCCCTTTCGCCCTTTCGCccattccaaaattttccttcacAAAATCCAACAACCCAACAATATTTTAACgtaactaattttattttaattattattcctattATGTGTATTCAATatctaactattttttttttcttttatacaatTAACATACCAAACTGTTGACCAACAAAACTGAAACCtccaaaatttgtaaattgtgtataaaaattattttacaaattttgcaaaatattGTTATGGAAACCAAAAGCTTATTTTCTATAACCCCATTtataataactattttgtttgttgttttttttatttgaaaattaaatttctaaaactcttacttctctctcaaattttttttttttatacatattgtCTACTTCCTATAATGTTcgcaaaaattttaaaaagttctgaaaaactaaaaaaaataaaaagaaagaataggtttttgaaaacatgctttataatttttagattttaagaGCGagctcaatttcttttttctctcaagAAAACGCCTAAGAAATGGGCATAAATTCCGACCTATTAAAAGACCATAAACTAAAACGATTAATAAAGTAACGTATTCtaaccaaaattaatatatcaacCGGAAGTATTTAAAGctaaaaagtttgaaacttcaatcaaatttaaggTAACcatttaaccaaaattttaacgtaaaaacacaaaaatggCAGATGAGTGAAGAACTAACTAACCTTAGGGCGGGCTTAGCTAACTTAGGTCCACCGTGGCATGGGCCGGCGGTGATGTTTTTGGGTGGCAAGAACCACATCCTCCATTTTCCCGCACATCAACGACGGTTTCCGCCTCCGCCACCGCCATAAGCCACTGAATTTGTTGGGCTTCGTGGTTTTCCCCTCAATTTGTCGTCCTAGATCCATAATCTCAGATTCAAAGCTCCTAAGGCTAAAATTATTGCGATCATTGGGGTCTAAAAGGTCAGATAACCGTCTAGAAATGCTGGCAATTTCGTAGCTGTCGAGGAGAGAGTTGGTATGCGGAGTAGGTGTTTGTAACTTGTCCTGAATCAAAATAGTTGGATCACTTCGGTTTGTGGCTTCGAGTCTGTAGCGAGATGGCTTGGGGACAGTGATGGGCCTGGTGAGTCCGAATTCCCGCATCGGCTTGGATTCGGAGCCGGACCCATGCTGGTACCAGGCCCATGCGGCTGCCTTAACCGCCGCTAAGTCGTTGTCTGTTGCAAGTGCATGATTCGCGTTGCAGCGTGGGTTCCGTCGGGGTTGGGTTCTTCCGGTCCGGGAATGGGTTGAGGGAGAGGGATGGAAATGGCATGggaagaaagggaagaatAGTGTGGGCTTTTGGGGGAAAACTGGTTGGAATTTTATGGGGATATTATGTTCCACACCACCACTCggtttcatgtttttatttctttttcttttccatattaTTCCctttaactttcattttttttatgtttatctttatttatttaacttaaatatatcttcttcttttctaaattctCCTACAAATATTCacattttttagatatttgtctatttttaccttttatacacatcaacattttaaacattttgaccctaaactttttttctctactttaaaaaatacatttcaaaCCCTCTATCCCTCTAGTGCCAAAGAGTGTGAATCTATTTCCAACCATTATCATAAAGTTGCCACACAAACTTTAAACCTAttataaattatcttttaaattttaatattgtaattaagATAACTACTGTGGaaatatcatttatttctCCCTTAGAGgaattaataatttctttaattagttAGTCTACACAAGCTACTTCAAAGCTTGATGGAGCCATGCCTATGCtaataagaaaagtattgATAACCAGGCTAATCTTGCCTCAACTAATAAGTAAAGTATTCTACTAACAACCAGATTTAACCCTATTCATTGCTCACCAAGCTATATCATTAACTACCAAGTTTTAAGATAGTCCAAAGTGACGAAATCATATCATATGTTGCTCTTCATGGACAGTATATCTTCGGGAGTGAGGTGGGTTCACTCCACAATTGAGTCTCCGATTAAGGGAAATCCGTTTTCTAtaatcctttttattttatttttttcactatttCATTCCTTCCCCAgttcttttcaacttttcaaaggTAGACCCTACGGgtcatttttcactttttctccatttactcactttccttttctctcacttttttgatttagttttttataacaccctttctttttctcttgataaaatatatgtttaaagtTTATTGTACACTTTTTCACTTCCTATATATATgcattataattgtttttttttactcatatattcaataactctcctctttattttctttatttttaattcactttagtacaataatttcAATCATATCaatttctaattatatattttccatTACATGTGTAtgccaaaaataaattagcgAAAAACTAATGATTTAAGCTAAGTTTATGAATTGAACGTCGTTAGTGAAAACTAACGATTCAATTAgttcaatttataaaatgaacgTCGATGTAATTAAGaagattaaagaaattaatttgaagcaaaattttgtatttcatagaaaatatatatgcatggaaaaaaatattagtgcATAAGGAAGATCAAAgcttaatttataatatgaacgtcataatttaaaagttttttcatttgatgtaCCATGCAAAAAAAAGTcgtaaaagtaattatttaataatagtaattttaatttatgagatGAAcgttataatttaaaaagattaaggAAAATGCTTTTAAGgaaaatattgtatttcatgacaaatatatatgcatggaAACAAAGATTAGTGGAAGCGCGATATCGAAGCTTAAATTTATTGCTTGGAATGTCGTAATTAGAAGCTTACTTAATTCAGtgtataatatatgaaaaaaaaaatatcatgaaaCATCACAAttgattctaaatttattgaacGAATATCATAATCaaatttatgtaataaaaTCACTTTATGAAAAATGTGTATTGGATCTacaagatatatttttttaaaaaaagttgtaaaaaacCCTAGTTGTAATAGTTTGCACCCCAAACACACTTTATAATAACACAAATTATGATAGTTTGCACCCCAAACATAGACTATAATAATTTGCGCCCCAAGCACAGACTATCATAATACTAGGAgtactattattataatattggATTATCATAATACTAGAACTACCCTAAATCACTTCTCGCCCTACATTCCTCCAAAGTTGTTGTTGAGgattattcaataaagtttgTTACgtttttgacaaaagaaaatatttagtttctttttattagtttatttgacAAAAGAAATCGGGGTTTTTTGACGATGTCAAGTGTCGGTATATATTCCCAAAGGCATCGAAAAAGGATCTCCCAACGTACATGGTGTCGTCGGGAAGGAAATTGACGATAATGCGTCGTCAAGGGAGGCATTCCCTACACGCAAACTGAAAGGCGTCTAGAATGTCTTACTTCTGATGCCATCAATGCTGACAGATGGAGCATGTCAACAATAGGGGACTTTCGACGCCACATCGGGATAAGGGCCTTATTCCCAATGCCTTTTGTGTACAACGggagatatttttaatatttttttaattattatattaaaaaaattgtgaggTACTCTTTTGGTTTACGACTcgatttaaattcaacaaaattccaaaatacaactaacacaaaattaataaaaatttactaaaatactaaatttgatttatattataaactaaattcaaatattcaacGATTACAaattctttgaagaaattacataaaaaagataaaagaaaatgcattaTCTCCTAATCACCGCGAACCTCAAATTTCCACAAGTTCACACCTACAACgacatgaaaataaatttatatatatatcacggataacaaattaaatagcTTAAAGGTTCAAAAATACGTAACTGCAACTACTGTTTAGAGTTCTCTGTGTGCCTGACTCATTTCctcattcatcttcttcatttttttcatttttcggCATGCAACACTAACATTGTTTGTTGTTCTTCAATTAATCATTTAGTGTTTTCAAAGCTAGCTCTTTAGTTCGCTAACCTCTCTAGAGTGCATTTCTTGCGAATATGAAGGCTACCACACTCTTTTGAGACTTGGGTTGGGGTCTCAACTAAGATCTTTTGAGTAGCCCGATCATCTACCTAAAACGGTTTCGAATATCTCGTCTCCGAAGAGTGGTTGAGAACCTTCATGAGTGGGTTGGGACTAGAGTTCTAGCATTTAATTATGCACCAAAAGTTTTAAGTTATGAACTCACAATTAAAAGtaagtaaataaaacaaaatgttttcataaacttacATGCACATTTGCAGCCGCCTGTAAAATGAATTGACCACTCTTGTTGGCATATGTTTCTCTAAACAACTCCACATGGTCCACTGGCTGATCTCGTTGTTCAATAAGCTCATGTTGTAGTTCTAGGAATGACGACTTGGACCTGCACCTATGGTTATTAGGCTATTTCGCTCTAGCGGCTTTATTGGTCCTTGATTGCTCCTACATACAAACAATCAAAATGTTAcatacaaacaaaagaaatgaagtaACATCAAGGAATATTAGAAGATGTAAATCACCTGAAAATTGGCAGCTCAAGTAGTGAGCGCAAAGGAAGTGCCAATCATCCAAACGATTGACCAATTTGTTCGATGGGTTGACACGTGCTTGTTTAGGGTCATTGAACTTCTTAGAATGCTTGTGGCAGTCTCCCTAAACTCTTTCCATGTGTTGAACATTTAATGCTCAACAGATCAATTAAGTGCTTGGATCTGTAAAATCAAGCACAGACCATTGCTGCAAAGGAAAGAACATACGAATTAGGTTTTTGTATATGTAGGTTTAACATATATGGAAagtataatttataaacttacTTGTAGACTGCCCTTTCATGCATTTTCTAGgtgaaaaattataagaaattaaCATCACAAGCCACATGCTATACGGATACTCATATTTCCAAACAGATTAAACTTGTCTGAAGCCAATTCTAAACGAACGTTTCGTGAATATGTGAAGTGAAATCTGGAAATTCACAATCAAAATGCTTCTAGTTCCTTTGCATCAGTTGAATGTCTTAAAATATTCTCTATTTTGTCGACTCGTTTATCCTTTTGGCATCTCATGTCAGACGAGTCTTCTTGTGATACAAACAATCGTTGTAGTCTCGGTATCAATGAAAAGTGGTGCAATACCTTAagcaaaaaaatttccttttgtttGGACTAACCTTGTATCGAGACTCACCACAAGTTGGAAAATGTTACAAATCACCAAATTCTTCCAGTACAATATGCAATTATACTTATATGCATATATAGTCTCGTATCCTAGGCCTAAGTCACACAGTTTTTGTTTAGCTTCGTAGAATGAACTAAGGATAGTAGTACCCATTGGAAACGATGCTTTTAACAGTTCTAATAACATGTCGAAGGACTTATTACTCCAACCATTGTGAATTTTGATAGGCATCAACTTAACCAAAAAGTTCAGGGAGGATAAAATTCTGAACAACCGGGGTATAACTCATTACGTGTTTCATTCAATAACTCCttaaatatgtttattgtCTCTTGTTCTACACCAATATTAAACAACATTTCATTCTTCAAATACTCCtatgtttcttcttcatgtTCAATCGGAGCTTGTAAATCATTAAGCATACccaacatttcattttcttcatgaaa encodes:
- the LOC105435673 gene encoding uncharacterized protein LOC105435673, with amino-acid sequence MREFGLTRPITVPKPSRYRLEATNRSDPTILIQDKLQTPTPHTNSLLDSYEIASISRRLSDLLDPNDRNNFSLRSFESEIMDLGRQIEGKTTKPNKFSGLWRWRRRKPSLMCGKMEDVVLATQKHHRRPMPRWT